The Eriocheir sinensis breed Jianghai 21 chromosome 33, ASM2467909v1, whole genome shotgun sequence DNA window acaacaacaacaacaacaacaacaacaacaacaacaacaacaacagcaataacaacaacaataataataggagAACAACAAGCGTATCAAAAGTTATAAGAACCGCAAAAGGAACATGAAAGgtcaacagaaaaagaaagaaaaaaaaatgaccacGAAATCTtttctgcaacaacaacaacaaccaaaaaaactgccagagaacaagaaaaaaggaaatacacacaaaaaaacaaggaaccataacaaaaaaaaatccactaaATTCCACAGGTGAAAAAGTACACGTATTCCCTTTGTAATTAGTCAATAGTCAGGTAGAAGCACCGGTAGGCGAGTTGCTAAATCCAGGTCACATTTCGGCGCTGTGTCAAAGACCAAAACACAACCCGGAATTTTGAGCCCCAAGTGACGTAACTTCCGATACCTCTCTCGTGTTTGTCTTtgtcagggagagggagagggaaggggagaggaaggggaggaaaggggagagaagggagggatggtaaATAAAAGGGGGGACGGTATGAAGGTtaggaggggaaatgaaggggaaaaagagggcgCGCGATAAGTTgaatgagggaagaggtggaggggataggagagagagggagctgtgtgagggagaggatggggtaAGTTGAGGAATTACCGGATAtagagagaatgggggaggaagagaagatacgtCAGTCATTAATGGTGAGAGTgtagagggtgagggaagggagcaagggagaggggaaggacaaGAACGAGGAAGGGTactgaagagggagagggagagacagagggggaaaaAGGGGGTGAAGTTTGGGAATGTATGGACCAAGAGAGGAGAGTAGCCAAGTATCTTGTTTTTTATtcgtattgttgttattattctcGTCATCGTTTACGTCGAGTATGGCAACGAGGGGGGCGGGGAGCGGGGAATAACGGCTCGAGTACCGGTGTTGtgtgggcgtggcggggcgggggcgtCGCGGGGGACGCCGGCTtgacaggagggggggggggcgatccATTTACTAGGGGTATCGGGGGTCCCGGCAGGTGTCACATTCCCAGGTAATGCCCGACCCTTCGTCTCGAAAATACACTGAGCGGGGGATGGGGGgcatgcggggggggggggggtagcgttATGCCGCCGGCCTGCCAAGAGGCACCACGACCCTCGCAGTGACCGCTGCGGGTCACAAGCGTGCAGGACTCCCCGTGGGTCGGAGATCGACGtgctgcctctctctgcctcgaGCTGcttccgccaccgccgccgtctCTTCGtctgctcctcctgctgcttgTGCCGCTGTGTGTCTATCGTGCCGCTTGTGTGGTTAACTTGTTGTGCAATTACTGCTGCTGGAGGAAGCAGCGTTGCGAGGAGTGGCCTGCAGGCTGTCTGCTAACCTACATTGAGGCGTCCACGTACAAACacattcacacccacacacacactccgccatGGAGGACGAAGGAGACTACGAGGTCGACTATGAAGTGGACGACACCGTGGAGCTGCCGGCCACGCTGGAGCTGCGGCAGGAGCCTGAGTATGAGCCCGAGCCTGAGCAAGAGCCGGAGCCTGAGCAAGAGAGGGAGCCGGAATTAGAGTTTGAGGGGGAGCAGGAGGCTGAAGAGCCTGAGACAGAACTGGATATCGCTCAGCAGCTGGAGGAGCTGGAACTGAAGCATCACAAGGCCACCAAGAAGCGCTTTGGCTCCAGCTGGAAGCGGCCGCCGACCTTCGTCTACCCCAGCAACTTCGGGTTCGGCGTCAATATGTACCAGTCGATGATCGACTACCTGGACAAGAAGGACAACGGTGAGCGCGTCAACAAGGACGACGTGCACCTGCCGTTGCTGGAGGAGCGCTGCCTCCGCCAGTACGAGGCCGACCGGCCCTTCCGCTGGTATGACAACCACGACATCGACCAGTATATCCACAAGGGTGAGAAGATCCGCACGCAGATCCGCCAGAACGACGCGGTGGGCGTGGGCAACGTGCTGCGTCGCACGCACACCAACTGGTCCATGACGCGCAAATGGATGCAGCTGCTCAAGACATCGCACGTGCTCGATTACCGCAACGCCCACAAAGACGAGTTTGACGCCCTCGCCCGCCGCGCGCCAAGCCGTGGCGGCAGCCCGTTTTACCCGTCCCACACGCCAGGCCCCCTCAAGGCCACCGCCTACCTCAGCCCCACCCTCAAGCCAAAAACGAGCTCTTTGGACGATCTCGCCTCCGGGCTTGCCAGTGTGCTGCTGTCGATGGtgcagagcaggatggagcaggAGCAGATGGTGGCCTCGCGCCGCTCGCGGCTGCGGGAAATCGACGACAGGTTCGACAACACGTTGGACGAAATCTACTCACAAATGCGGCGGATCGGCAGCCGCCCGGAGCCGCCGCCTGTTCGACAACAATTGGATCTAAACGACCTTGACGTGAGTGCGCGAAACAAGATTCGCCGTGCAGAGGAGCTGCGTGACATGCAGGACTACGTCAACGAGCTGACGTCACTCAACAGTGCCCGCAACACGCTGCGCGAGAACATGCGCACCAGCGCTGTGGACCGGGACATTTTGGATCTGGACAGCCGCCTCGAGAATATGAGGAACCTGCAGCAGAGTGAGCGCATGAAGCACGTCTCCAGCGACTACGAGATTGACTTGCTGCGCGCCGAGATCGCCGCACGCCGGGGTTCAACAACTCCCGCCTCGGCGCTGCAGGCTGACAGCTCGTACGGCTTGCCGCCAAGGGGGGGGAGCCGCCCCCTTTACAACCGCCCCGTGCAGCTGTCAGCCATCGACCACCTCTCCTGCAGGCCGCGGGAGATATTTAATCGTGATGACGTGATCTCTGACGTGAGTGCCCGTGTGCTGAAGCGTGCCGGCGAGGTGGGCGGCGAACCCACCGACGAGCAGCGCCGCATCAACAGCCGCGCGCGCTTTGTCAACCTGACGCGGCGCCGCCCCAACACCGGCGACGTGGAGCTGACGGGCCCCTCGTCACGTGTCGAGCGGAACATCGACCATATGGCCCGCTCGCTGGCCTCGCGGGGCACCTGCCAGCGGCGCTACGACGTGGACGACGAGATGGAGCTGCCCTACCAGGGGCCTTTCCCCACCACCCGCATCGACCCAGGCGACTTCTCCGTCTCGAGGCTCCTGGAGCGGCCGCAGTCCCCCAGCGTCAAGGTGCGCGCCGCCAACTCCCGCGCCCTGGCCCGCAACACCCTCCTCGGGTactgaggaggcggcggcggccgcGACAGACATCATGCACGACACCCCTCgccatgatacacacacacacacacacacacacacacacacacaaaggtcgcGCGCGCGCGCGGCACCTGTTTTAGCTCTGGGCTGTCACACACGTCCTGTCTCAGCCAAGGGAAAGAGAGGCAGCCAAGAGGAAGATGGCGAGCGGCAGGCGGCGAGGAGCAGAGAGGCGCGGCACATCGAAACGACCCGCGCTGCTTGGCGGAACGCGACGACCAGACGACAATGCGACCAGCGAATGTTTGCTTCTAAAGCTTGTAATGAACGACGATAGCAATGACGACACGCGCACGCCTCCGTGTTTTCTTCTTTGGATGTTACTAGAGTTGTCGATTATCATTATGTCaattatttatcattatctactattattgccattattattgtCTTAATTACTGATCTGTGTTGGTttcagtttctcttctcttctgccaAAGAGAGACGCAAAAAAAATAAGATGTCTTGTGCACGTGTTTGGTTTAAAAGTCATGTTTCGTTTTCATTTcaatttcttgttttgtttccgtatttctttcatctttgtttttatgCCTGGATGAGTAAATACTGTGCGAGGAAGACACTCAATAAATGTGGACGAATAAGGAAGAAGTTGTGTGACTCATGAAACCCagaaggaggatgatgaagaggagaaggaggaggaggaggagggaggagtaaatGCGGTTAAAAATACCTGTCTAGAGAAGAtttcggctggctggctggctacctgactttttctctctctctctctctctctctctctctctctctctctctctctctctctctctctctctcaaacctatAATCTAATCGTAATATGTATCTCTTATGCAAGAAGCtaatttcaacacacacacacacacacacacacacacacacacacacacacacacacacacacacacacacacacacacacacacatacacacgcaccgTGACAACCATATTAGGAGTTATGCAAGCTTATAAAAACCTCTCCTTAAGCTGTCATCGGGAAGTCCAGGAAATAGTTAAAATAAGAATCTGAGGGTATATGGCAAGCATTTTTACCTAGTGGGTTGCCAAGTGTTCGTATAAATTAGTGACgcatatatcagagagagagagagagagagagagagagagagttaaattgaGTTCATGGAGTTTATAATTGTGAAGAATCGTTTAGAGTGCAGGGCAGAGAATTTAGTGCCATAGGTCTTGTTCCGTTGACTCGTGTATTACTTCAGGCTTTATGGGAGACAAACAGTGCCAGCAGCtcaaagggccatatttttaaacatttctgcgcccaagaacacgtaatttactagtctttcgttggagtttagggcatttccaggggtacttttatgaccctggtggtagtctgagccttcttctataccgtgaacctaaaagaacactcattagaactcgattgacctcctttttggcctttggtaatagttggtgtgaggggcgttagcatctgacaataccaaccaaaGAGCCGCCAGTAAGCCTTGTTCTCAGTGCCAGGCAGCAGCCAAACGTCCctccatgaaaaaaaatattaaaaaaacttgCATGCTCCGTCTGAGTGTAGACTTACAAAACATACAGACAACAGTACTGGCTTTGTCGTTTCCCCATTTTTTTATCACCTAACGTACTGTAGAGGCAGGCTTAGGGGCTAAAATTAGTGGAGGGGAGATGTCTGCTGTACGACGTtactaacagaaaaaaaaaaggaagcggtATTCAGCGGTGACTTGACACGATTTCAATTAAACAATTCCAACTAAAGAATATAGTCGGATAGATTGAGGGAAAATGTCTGCTAGCTTTTTTAATGAAGCCTCCAACAGAAAATATTCAACAAGAAAGAAACATCTGCAAGTTTATAGACCCTCTCCTTCAAGAGTTTTCTTTGAACACGTGAACCGCTGTGATGACAAGGATGTATCAGTAGGTCTAGCTAAGTCCTTGACAACACTACTTCTATACCATTCTCTTGACAATCCGTAAAGCTGTGATGACAACAGATGTCGGTAAAAGCTTAGCTATATCCCTAACAACACTTTTGTCCCATTGCCCCAAAGACAGACTATATTATTTGTCTATAGTTTCTCCTTTAGCAAGACAATTATTTCATCGACCACCTGAGATGCCGCAATGATAAAGAAATCTTCCTCCTGTCACAGCTGCTGTTCCCTTGACTATCTCTGAAGTTAAGACGAGAAATAAACACTTGAAAGTCTCTAGGGTCTATTCAGCAACACAATTTTACCCTCGACGATGCAATGGTAATAATATCAATCGGCCTGTCATTGTTATTACTCCCTCAACCATTTGTGAAGTCGAGACGGGAAGGAAACATTGGTGAGTCTGCAAAGCCTACGTTAGCAACAACTTCCCCTCGACCACCTGAGAAGCAAGGCGAGTAAAATAAATCTCGCGTCTAGAAATCTTGTTTATGACGCTCCTTGTAGCCGCCTGCTTGAGACTAAGTGTTAATTAAGGTAAGATATACGTGTCCGGGCTGTTTGTTTATAGTGGCAGCGGTGTCGATCAGGGGATATGTAGGTGTTTTAATAGCGTGACGTGCGGGCCTCTGAACGCCGTGCCAAAGTGGAATGTCCGGGTCCATGCCAGTGCCAAGGGACGAGGAGCAAGGGAAGGCCACTGACTGACTTACTCATTCCTCTGCATAAGATTCAAAGAGGAATGAGCAAAGTTGGCAAAATGTGGAAAAGTCTGCTCCTTGGGTCCACGCCAACGCCAGCGGAATGAGCAAAGTAAGGGAACGACTCTGACTGACTTATCTCCCTGCTGAAAACTTCAAGGTgggatgaggagaatgaggagagcaTGGGAAGGGAATTGACTGACTCATCCTCCTTTCAAATCTAAATGGGATGAGGAGAGTAAgcaggatgagagggagggggcTGACTGACTCACTCCTCAGCTCATGGCTCAAAATGGAATGAGCAGAGTAAGcaggatgagaagagaaagggattgaCTCATTTCTCAGCTCAAGACTCAAAGTGTAGTGAGCAGCTAGCAGAATGTAGGGGAAAGACTTGTCTATCCTCCTTTCTTCAAGATATTAGGGATGAGAGACCTGGCTGACTTAGTTCGTTGCTTAAAACTCAAAGTGGAATGAATAAAGTGACCAGAATGTTGGGAAGACTTGTCTGTCCTGCTGTTGGAGGTTTGAAGAATAAAGGAACGAACAGGATTAAAGAAAGGGCTCTGATCGTAAAATTTATCTTCTTAAAACTCAATGTGGAATGAATAAGTGTTTAGAATGTGATAAAAGCttgtctgtcatttttttttacagctaaggaaacagctcaagggccacaaaaaaaaggattaaaaaaaaagcccgctaatcgctgctgtTGAAGGTTTTAATAATGAGGGAACTTACAGGATCAAGGGAGGGGCGATTACTATCTCATTTCTCATCTTAAAACTCAGTGCGATGAATAAGATGAACAAAATGTGGGAAATACTTGAATGTTCCTTTCTTTAGGGCTTAAGCGATGACAAAATTTACAGGTCTGTCTCATTTCTCTGTCTAAAACTCATTGTGGAATTTTCTAAAGTAAGCAAAGAGGGGGAAAGGCTTATCTGCCCCACTATTTTAAGCCTTAAGGGGAGGGGGCTCTGTTTCTGTAagcctttttatttttactttttttgcatCCACACTTCGAAGGCTGAGTCATCTttactttttctaacttttctctccctttgatGTTTTTTCTCGTTGGGGGAGTTGAGATATTTTGGTCTGAATTTGGGAAGCATTTGATTTTCTccgtcgttttcttttccttagttttctCTGCTTTTAGGGTACATTCCTCGTGGTTCCTTCattgctttctttctgtttctttctgttcATACTTTGACGGTTTTGTTCATTTGTTCGTCTGTGATTTCAAGATACAaattttctcatcttttcattcatactttcttcttttctttttcatctttcctgttCATACTTGGTAGATATTTTTTGTCGTCTCTTTTGTTTTGTCGTTTGTTAATCAAGATACATTAaccctcattctttcattcttcctctcttcttttttttttcatttctcctgtTCATGTTGAGTAGatcatgttatttatttttctttccgtctGTGTTTTTCCAAAGTATATTCCTTctcaccatttccttcttccttcaatatTTTCTCCGTTCTTGTTCGGCTCATGATTAATAAAACTCTACGTCTATTTCAAGGCAACGGGGAGGCTGCTCTCATTTATAATCATGTCCTCTTTTTATATCCATCTTTGAATTCCTCACAGtgtccttcctgcttctctttctataaATATTCGTGCTGCTTTCCTTTCggcttcttcgtttccttttccttgtccttcgTCCTTGTGATGTTAATGAAACGTAGCCGCCAAggtgaaaaagaataaagaaagaactcgccgagaaaaacgagaaataaaaagaattaaTGGAAAGTTATtcta harbors:
- the LOC127006609 gene encoding uncharacterized protein LOC127006609, with product MEDEGDYEVDYEVDDTVELPATLELRQEPEYEPEPEQEPEPEQEREPELEFEGEQEAEEPETELDIAQQLEELELKHHKATKKRFGSSWKRPPTFVYPSNFGFGVNMYQSMIDYLDKKDNGERVNKDDVHLPLLEERCLRQYEADRPFRWYDNHDIDQYIHKGEKIRTQIRQNDAVGVGNVLRRTHTNWSMTRKWMQLLKTSHVLDYRNAHKDEFDALARRAPSRGGSPFYPSHTPGPLKATAYLSPTLKPKTSSLDDLASGLASVLLSMVQSRMEQEQMVASRRSRLREIDDRFDNTLDEIYSQMRRIGSRPEPPPVRQQLDLNDLDVSARNKIRRAEELRDMQDYVNELTSLNSARNTLRENMRTSAVDRDILDLDSRLENMRNLQQSERMKHVSSDYEIDLLRAEIAARRGSTTPASALQADSSYGLPPRGGSRPLYNRPVQLSAIDHLSCRPREIFNRDDVISDVSARVLKRAGEVGGEPTDEQRRINSRARFVNLTRRRPNTGDVELTGPSSRVERNIDHMARSLASRGTCQRRYDVDDEMELPYQGPFPTTRIDPGDFSVSRLLERPQSPSVKVRAANSRALARNTLLGY